From a single Glycine soja cultivar W05 chromosome 19, ASM419377v2, whole genome shotgun sequence genomic region:
- the LOC114397925 gene encoding double-stranded RNA-binding protein 2-like encodes MYKNRLQELAQRSCFNLPAYSCIREGPDHAPRFKATVNFNGETFESPTFCSTLRQAEHAAAEVALNTIAKRGPSGALAARVLDETGVYKNLLQETAHRAGLNLPVYTTIRSGPGHGPNFSCSVEIAGMHFTGDPSRTKKQAQKNAAMAAWSALRKLSEHHLSSSTSSSFSRESKANEEQEQVIIAGVLASLHPSGSKNFSTSDSQLGWQKSTTTSLVSTQSTADLYPMQWHCGISSFSPEVALYQTWQQQQIMQQQNRLLELTIQPIIPSTPEIYPLMQSVFQPDHCLYFPARELASVPLGPKLSIATSNPSFYSSNQIVPELNTGRSTLTIREIQEEKTEDPPVCTFSNETRVLTPAPEDEIQKHGGSGGRSRNAELVGEHCEKTECDSHWSTRSVIRPVNTELQNPSSIDSSVLRAHSQASSNRSFRPPAAASSSIVRTMCPTSSVGSRPQHAASRLRTGTPRSPGIPTSERFGMIRAPTPLFMAPAVRIRSVVPVCSAPPRRSMAEVSQSKEKEDLKPEDKEVSRTSSELGHLRI; translated from the exons ATGTATAAGAACCGGTTGCAAGAATTGGCTCAAAGAAGTTGTTTTAATTTGCCAGCCTACTCATGCATTCGCGAAGGGCCAGATCATGCTCCTCGTTTTAAAGCAACTGTCAATTTTAATGGAGAGACCTTTGAAAGCCCTACATTCTGCTCTACTCTTAGACAGGCAGAACATGCAGCAGCTGAGGTGGCTCTTAACACTATTGCAAAAAGAGGTCCCTCTGGAGCTTTGGCAGCAAGAGTTCTG GATGAAACAGGAGTATACAAGAATTTGCTCCAGGAAACTGCTCATAGAGCTGGACTGAATCTTCCTGTTTATACAACCATTCGTTCTGGACCAGGTCATGGTCCTAACTTCTCATGTAGCGTTGAGATTGCAGGAATGCATTTTACTGGAGACCCATCTAGGACCAAGAAACAGGCTCAGAAAAATGCTGCAATGGCTGCTTGGTCTGCATTGAGAAAAT tGTCAGAGCACCATTTATCTTCTTCaacttcatcttcattttctcGAGAGTCTAAAGCAAATGAAGAACAGGAGCAAGTAATCATCGCTGGGGTCCTTGCAAGTTTACACCCATCTGGTTCAAAGAACTTCTCCACAAGTGATAGTCAACTTGGATGGCAAAAGTCCACTACAACCTCTTTGGTGTCTACTCAGTCAACTGCAGACTTGTATCCTATGCAATGGCATTGTGGAATCTCTAGTTTCTCGCCAGAGGTGGCTCTATATCAGACTTGGCAGCAACAACAAATTATGCAGCAGCAAAATCGTCTATTGGAACTAACCATTCAACCAATTATTCCATCTACTCCAGAGATTTATCCGTTAATGCAATCCGTTTTCCAGCCAGACCACTGCCTTTATTTTCCAGCTCGAGAGTTAGCATCAGTTCCTCTAGGACCAAAATTATCAATTGCTACATCAAACCCTTCATTTTACTCTTCAAACCAAATTGTTCCCGAGTTAAACACGGGCAGGTCAACACTAACCATCAGAGagatacaagaagaaaaaacagaagATCCCCCAGTTTGCACTTTTAGCAATGAAACTAGAGTCCTAACACCAGCTCCAGAGGATGAGATTCAGAAGCATGGTGGCTCTGGAGGCAGAAGTAGAAATGCTGAGCTGGTAGGAGAACACTGTGAGAAAACTGAATGTGATTCTCATTGGAGCACGCGATCTGTAATCAGACCAGTTAATACTGAGCTGCAAAACCCATCCAGTATTGACTCATCTGTTCTCAGAGCACACTCACAAGCAAGTTCCAACAGAAGTTTTAGACCACCAGCTGCTGCATCATCCTCCATTGTGAGAACCATGTGCCCTACTTCATCTGTGGGTTCAAGACCACAGCATGCTGCATCAAGGTTGAGAACCGGAACTCCACGAAGTCCAGGCATTCCTACCTCTGAAAGGTTTGGCATGATAAGAGCACCTACTCCTCTATTCATGGCACCAGCTGTGAGAATCCGATCAGTGGTCCCGGTCTGCTCAGCTCCTCCAAGGAGATCCATGGCAGAGGTGTCCCAAAGCAAGGAAAAAGAAGATTTGAAGCCTGAAGACAAAGAGGTGTCAAGAACTAGCTCTGAGCTAGGCCATCTTAGAATATGA